A section of the Hyalangium minutum genome encodes:
- a CDS encoding nucleotidyltransferase family protein: MAPSLLDTFRVLSSFDPPKGSLRDAPWEEYVDWAIAQGLAPLAAYNLEYRLAGADSPEWARDRLLSIYSGSVNDNVMKLVNLKQIVDELEGRKLLVMGAAAFAEAIYPHVGFRPVLDIQMLVRRVDVEGFSGYLSQHHFKPEKDESNSGAARVLSDGRTAIYLFADALGPDRREEVQGIFDRAKPWKVYGPSIFRPDLEDMVLLLVLEHARQGYQVPWLSFVDLRELVTGSTSMGSVYSRPLDMAALKERAKAWRLERALYTSLSIIERLFPETAAAVEASRPPLRRATRELLNRLVVEPVSVPGSHGVLRGADRLRRLLTGQ; this comes from the coding sequence ATGGCCCCCAGCCTGCTCGACACGTTCCGCGTCCTTTCCTCCTTCGATCCGCCCAAGGGGTCGCTGCGGGATGCGCCCTGGGAGGAGTACGTGGACTGGGCCATTGCCCAGGGGCTCGCCCCACTGGCGGCCTACAACCTGGAGTATCGGCTGGCTGGGGCGGACTCGCCCGAGTGGGCCCGGGACCGGCTGCTCTCCATCTACTCGGGTTCCGTCAACGACAACGTGATGAAGCTCGTCAACCTCAAGCAGATCGTCGACGAGCTCGAGGGCCGCAAGCTGTTGGTCATGGGCGCCGCCGCCTTCGCCGAGGCCATCTACCCTCACGTGGGCTTCCGGCCCGTGCTGGACATCCAGATGCTGGTGCGGCGCGTGGATGTGGAGGGCTTCTCCGGCTATCTCTCCCAGCACCACTTCAAGCCGGAGAAGGACGAGAGCAACAGCGGTGCCGCCCGGGTGCTGTCGGATGGGCGCACCGCCATCTACCTCTTCGCGGACGCGCTCGGGCCGGACCGGCGCGAAGAGGTTCAGGGCATCTTCGACCGGGCCAAGCCCTGGAAGGTCTACGGCCCGTCCATCTTCCGGCCGGACCTGGAGGACATGGTGCTGCTCCTGGTCCTGGAGCACGCGCGCCAGGGCTACCAGGTGCCGTGGCTGTCCTTCGTAGACCTGCGGGAGCTGGTGACGGGCTCCACCTCCATGGGCAGTGTCTACTCCCGGCCGCTGGACATGGCGGCGCTGAAGGAGCGCGCGAAGGCGTGGCGGCTGGAGCGCGCCCTGTACACCTCGCTGTCCATCATCGAGCGGCTCTTTCCGGAGACGGCTGCGGCCGTGGAGGCCTCCCGTCCGCCCCTGCGCCGCGCCACCCGCGAGCTGTTGAACCGGCTCGTGGTGGAGCCCGTGAGCGTGCCGGGCAGCCACGGCGTGCTCCGAGGCGCGGACCGGCTCCGACGCCTGCTCACCGGGCAGTGA
- a CDS encoding UDP-glucose dehydrogenase family protein, with amino-acid sequence MRIAIIGTGYVGLVAGTCFADSGNDVTCVDIDERKIRALQAGEVPLYEPGLEELIRKNVKERRLSFTLNLAEAVGPAQVVFIAVGTPEGESGDADLQYVLTAAEQIGRAMRQYTVVVDKSTVPVGTADKVREAISHVTKVEFDVVSNPEFLKEGAALEDFLKPDRVVIGTSSERARRIMGELYAPFVRTENPIFYMDTRSAELTKYAANAMLSTRISFMNDMAALCEKVGADVDFVRKALGADRRIGYPFLFPGVGYGGSCFPKDVKALVATGREHGLELDLLRAVERTNERQKKLLVNKALKHFGGSLAGRTFGVWGLSFKPKTDDMREAPSIEIIEGLLGKGAQVVAHDPVADRTARRYFGDRIRYASLPYEALEGVDALFIVTEWNEFRHPDFERMKSLMKSPIIFDGRNIYDPARMRELGFTYQGIGRP; translated from the coding sequence ATGCGCATCGCCATCATCGGAACGGGCTACGTCGGCCTTGTCGCGGGCACCTGCTTCGCGGACTCCGGCAACGATGTCACCTGTGTGGACATCGACGAGCGGAAGATCCGCGCGCTGCAGGCGGGCGAGGTGCCCCTCTACGAGCCAGGCCTGGAAGAGCTCATCCGCAAGAACGTGAAGGAGCGGCGCCTGTCCTTCACCCTGAACCTGGCCGAGGCGGTGGGCCCGGCGCAGGTGGTCTTCATCGCGGTGGGTACCCCCGAGGGCGAGAGCGGCGACGCGGACCTACAGTACGTGCTGACCGCCGCCGAGCAGATTGGCCGGGCGATGCGCCAGTACACGGTGGTGGTGGACAAGAGCACCGTGCCGGTGGGCACCGCGGACAAGGTGCGCGAGGCCATCTCCCACGTGACGAAGGTGGAGTTCGACGTCGTCTCCAACCCCGAGTTCCTCAAGGAGGGCGCGGCGCTGGAGGACTTCCTCAAGCCGGACCGGGTGGTGATCGGCACCAGCTCGGAGCGGGCCCGCCGCATCATGGGCGAGCTGTACGCGCCCTTCGTCCGGACGGAGAACCCCATCTTCTATATGGATACGCGCTCGGCCGAGCTGACGAAGTACGCGGCCAACGCGATGCTGAGCACGCGCATCTCCTTCATGAACGACATGGCCGCGCTCTGCGAGAAGGTGGGCGCGGACGTGGACTTCGTGCGCAAGGCGCTCGGCGCGGATCGGCGCATCGGCTACCCGTTCCTCTTCCCCGGCGTGGGCTACGGCGGCTCGTGCTTCCCCAAGGACGTGAAGGCGCTGGTGGCCACGGGCCGTGAGCACGGGCTGGAGTTGGACCTGCTGCGCGCCGTGGAGCGCACCAACGAGCGCCAGAAGAAGCTGCTGGTGAACAAGGCCCTGAAGCACTTCGGCGGCTCGCTGGCGGGGCGCACCTTCGGCGTGTGGGGCCTGTCCTTCAAGCCGAAGACGGACGACATGCGTGAGGCGCCTTCCATTGAGATCATCGAGGGCCTGCTGGGCAAGGGCGCCCAGGTGGTGGCGCATGACCCCGTGGCGGACCGCACCGCGCGGCGCTACTTCGGCGACCGCATCCGTTACGCCTCGCTGCCCTACGAGGCGCTGGAGGGCGTGGACGCGCTCTTCATCGTCACCGAGTGGAACGAGTTCCGCCACCCGGACTTCGAGCGGATGAAGTCGCTGATGAAGTCGCCCATCATCTTCGACGGCCGCAACATCTACGACCCGGCGCGGATGCGCGAACTGGGCTTCACGTACCAGGGCATCGGCCGACCGTGA